One genomic segment of Chitinophaga sancti includes these proteins:
- a CDS encoding T9SS type A sorting domain-containing protein, whose product MNGRICQQATVKGATGELDLSNASPGIYILTMQTNNGRKVSYKVVKQ is encoded by the coding sequence GTGAATGGCAGGATTTGTCAGCAGGCGACAGTGAAAGGCGCTACCGGTGAATTAGATTTATCCAATGCCAGCCCTGGTATTTATATCCTTACCATGCAAACCAACAACGGGCGGAAGGTAAGCTACAAAGTCGTTAAGCAATAA